The Pseudorasbora parva isolate DD20220531a chromosome 19, ASM2467924v1, whole genome shotgun sequence genomic sequence CACACACATCTACAGCTCCATACTAACCGCCATCTTGTTGAACACACACATCTACAGCTCCATACTAACCGCCATCTTGTTGAACACACACATCTACAGCTCCATACTAACCGCCATCTTGTTGAACACACACATCTACAGCTCCATACTAACCGCCATCTTGTTGAACACACACATCTACAGCTCCATACTAACCGCCATCTTGTTGAACACACACATCTACAGCTCCTTCCTGAGCTCTGTGCCTTGTTCTTGTTCTCcttgttctttttctttttctttttcttgttcttgttcttgttcttgttcttgttcttgttcttgttcttcttcttcttcttcttcttcttcttcttcttgttcttgttcttgttcttgttcttcttcttcttcttcttgttcttcttcttcttgttcttcttgttcttcttgttcttcttgttcttcttcttgttctttttcttcttgtccttgttcttgttctttttcttcttgttctttttcttcttgttctttttcttcttgttctttttcttcttgtccttgttcttgttctttttcttcttgttcttcttgttcttgttcttgttcttgttcttcttgtccttcttcttcttcttcttcttcttcttcttcttcttcttcttcttcttcttcttcttcttcttcttcttcttcagccTTAACCTGTCTGGAGGTCATTTGCTCTGCAGATGCATAATGcaatgtgaactaacatgaacaaacaaccaataattacatttttagtaGTTAACACTGACAATGATTTTTAAAcgttgtaaaaatattttgctcataattaatgttttttaatttattgtgtaaacaaatgagaccttattgtaaagtgttgcaGTTTTTCTTTTCCACTGCCCAGACCACTGGCTCCACTCCAGAGGCCACTGACTCCACCACCCAAACCACTGGCTCAACCACCCAAACCACTGACTCCACCACCCAAACCACTGGCTCCATCACCCAAACCACTGGCTCAACCACCCAAACCACTGACTCCACCACCCAAACCACTGGCTCCATCACCCAAACCACTGGCTCCACTCCAGAGACCACTGACTCCACCACCCAAACCACTGGCTCCATCACCCAAACCACTGACTCCACCACCCAAACCACTGGCTCCATCACCCAAACCACTGGCTCAACCACCCAAACCACTGACTCCACCACCCAAACCACTGGCTCCATCACCCAAACCACTGGCTCCACTCCAGAGACCACTGACTCCACCACCCAAACCACTGGCTCCATCACCCAAACCACTGGCTCCACTCCAGAGACCACTGACTCCACCACCCAAACCACTGGCTCCATCACCCAAACCACTGGCTCCACTCCAGAGACCACTGACTCCACCACCCAAACCACTGGCTCCATCACCCAAACCACTGGCTCCACTCCAGAGACCACTGACTCCACCACCCAAACCACTGGCTCCACCACCCAAACCACTGGCTCCACTCCAGAGACCACTGACTCCACCACCCAAACCACTGGCTCCACCACCCAAACCACTGGCTCCACTCCAGAGACCACTGACTCCACCACCCAAACCACTGGCTCCACCACCCAAACCACTGGCTCCACTCCAGAGACCACTGACTCCACCACCCAAACCACTGGCTCCACCACCCAAACCACTGGCTCCACTCCAGAGACCACTGACTCCACCACCCAAACCACTGGCTCCACCACCCAAACCACTGGCTCCACCACACAAACTACTGGCTCCACTCCAGAGACCACTGACTCCACCACCCAAACCACTGGCTCCACCACCCAAACCATTGGCTCCACCACACAAACCATTGGCTCCACTCCAGAGACCACTGACTCCACCACCCAAACCACTGGCTCCACCACCCCTCCCCAGACAACTGGCTCCACTCCAGAGACCACTGGCTCCAACAACCAGACCACTGGCACCACTCCAGAGACCACTGTCTCCACCACCCAAACCACTGGCTCCACCACCGCTCCCCAGACAACTGGCTCCACTCCAGAGACCACTGGCTCCACCAACCAGAGCACTGGCACCACTCCAGAGACCACTGACTCCACCAACCAAACCACTGGCACCAACACTGCCCAGACCACTGGCTCCACCACCACTGCCCAGACCACTGGCTCCACTCCAGAGACCACCCAAACCACTGGCACCACCACCACTCCAGTGACCGCTGGCACCACCACCACCGAAACCATGGGCTCCATCCCCACCCCCACTGCACAGACCACTGACTCCACCCCCCCCACCCAAACCACTGGCACCCCCACCACCCAAGCCACTGGCACCCCCACCACAGCCCAGACCACTGGTACCACCCAAACCACTGGCACCACCACCACTCCAGAGACCACTGGCGGCACCACCATTCCAGAGATCACTGGCACCACCACCACTCTAGAGACCACTGGCGGCACCACCACCACTCAAGAGACCACTGACACCACCACCCAAACCACTGGCTACACTCCCCCCACCCAAACCACCGGCACTACCACCCAAACCACTGGCTCCACCACCACCCTAACCACTGATACAACCACCACCACCCAAATCACTGGCTCCACCACCACTCCAGAGACCATTGGCACCATCACCACTCCAGagaccaccaccaccacccaaACCACTGGCACCACCACCCTAACCACTGGCACCACCACCACTCCAGAGACCACCCCCACCACCCCCACCACCCAAACCAATGGCACCACCACTGGTCCAGAGACCACTGGCACCACTACCAGTCTAGAGACCACTGGCCCCCCTAACCCCACCACCCAAACCACTGGCACCACCACCACTGCCCAAACCACTAGCTCCACTCCCACCTCCCAAACCACTGGCTCCACTCCCACCATCCAAACCACTGGCACCACCCCCACTTCCCAAACCACTGGCTCCACTCCCACCTCCCAAACCACTGGCTCCACTCCCACCACCCAAACCACTGGCACCACCACTCCCACTACCCAAACCACTGGCACCACCACTCCCACCACCAAAATCCCTGGCGCCACTCCCACTACCCAAACCACTGGCACCACCACCCCTCCCAAGACCACTGGCTCAACTGCTTCAGCTCAGTATCTCCACTTTGGTCTTCTTCTCAGCTCTTTGCTGAGTTTTGTCTCAATTATTTTGTAGTTTATATAGTCAGGGACTTTCTGTGGAAGTTTCATGtctatttaacacacacacaggtttatGTTATGTTTGTAAAGGGggttaagtaagggataatccacggctagccatgcattaaaggattttaatgcacTGCGTAGAGGCGAAGAACTCTGCGAAGCGGAGGCattaatgcatggctagccgtggattatcccgcTTATACCATGGTTTTCTGCCAatttaaaaacaagttaaagctgtaactgatgttttttaagaGATGGGTTAAAATGACGGTTGGTTTCTTACGTCTCGGTAGTTCCAGCACACCGTCGCTTTAAATAAAGTAGAGCCAtcgaattttttttattcataccAGTCTGAAGATCCCATAGTGTTACTATGGTTACCAGTGTTTATAGTGGCGGATTAATTTTGAACTGTAATCAAACTGActggaactacctgtgcattaaacggtTTTACTACACACTTTatcagaatcgagtattaaaacagaccatggtataaatgaaagtaaaaatttagcaaattgttttaaaattacGTTATATTCCCAAAAGTGTTGTGAtgccttcacacacacacaagcgtcccattgttaacccgtggggtttaatctggagtcggcccaccctctctagcagctccagctcttctgggaaggctttcctcaaggtttaggagtgtgtttatggggatttttgcccattcttctagaagctcatttgtgaggtcaggcactgatgttggacgagaaggcctggctctcagtctccgctctaattcatcccaaagctgttctatcgggttgagctcaggactctgtgcaggccagtccagttcctccacaccaaactcctcatccatgtctttatggagcgacgctttgtgcactggagcgcagtcatgctgggacaggaaggggccgtccacaaactgatcccacaaagtcaggAGCGTGAAATTGTCAAAGCAATCTCAAACATGCAACCAAGAACTGTGCTCTCCGTGTAGTTCAGGTCAACAGGCCATGAAGTTCAGAACCTTGCGATAAATGATATGTGGTGTGCCAACTTTCTCTTTTTGAGCTTGAGCTGTTTACCTGCTAGGGTGAATTTTTTGTGTAATTCCTGCTTTTCAAAGCAACCAGGAATATGTGCAGTGCAGCTGTGGGATTTCATGATAACCGCTCATAAGTTCTCTCACTCTGCTAACCAAATGCAAATGCATCTGATGTATCTGATAATCTGACGGCACGAACATTTCCTGCCATTTCACTTTCAATTCATTAGACACACGGTCATTGTCTTTGTCACGAATGTCAATAAAATGGGTGTTATTCTGCAaccaatgtttttttcttcttctaaacaTTGAAGCTCACTTTAGTTTTCCCTCTGAAGACTCAGATCTTTATCGCAGCTCAGTTTAATGTTCTCCTAGCGCTGACACGCGGGTTAGATGGGATAATGTTTGAGCATTCCAGTCGTTCCACAGCTATTGAACGCGGCTCCTGCTTTCATACGCTATCACTGATTCAGACAAAACTATCACATCCTGCTGAAATATCTCTGGATTTAACACACACCGAGTAGCGCCAAACAAGGTCACATATTCATAGAGTTATCCATCTTCACGATCTCAAATAAAATAATCGCTATTTTTGTTTTGCTGCCATACACATTATTCGGACCCACTTTATGGTggctttaactactatgtacaaacattttaattaatcatttgatacgatgcacttattgtgtacatacatgtttttacattgtagttacatttaaaaaaaatctgcatttaattacgtctgtaattgatttttacactgtaattacacttcccttacacctaaccctacccttaaactctctctctcacacacacacacacacacacacacacacacacacacacacacacacacacacacacacacacacacacacacacacacacacacacacacacacacacacacacacacacacacacacacacacacacacacacacacacacacacacacctgtccctaactctacccttaaactcacacacaaacacacacacacacacctgtccctaaccctacccttaaactctctctctctcactcacacacacacacacacacacacacacacacacacacacacacacgcacacgcacacgcacacgcacacctgtccctaaccctacccttaaactcacacacacacacacacacacacacacacacacacacacacacacacacacacacacacacacacacacacacacacacacacacacacacaaacagaaaaacacacacacacacacacacctgtccctaactctacccttaaactcacacacacacacacacacctgtccctaactctacccttaaactcacacacacacacacacacacacacacacacacacacacacacacacacacacacacacacacacacacacctgtccctaaccctacccttaaactcacacacacacacacacacacacacacacacacacacacacacacacacacacacacacacacacataaaaacacaaacacacaaacacacaaacacacacacacacacacacacacacacacacacacacacacacacacacacacacacacacacacacacacctgtccctaactctacccttaaactctcacacacacacacacacctgtccctaaccctacccttaaactctctcacacacacacacacacacacacacacacacacacacacacacacacacacacacacacacacacacacacacacacacacacacacacacacacacacacacagacacacagacacacacacacacacacacacacacaaacacacacacacacacacacacacacacacacacacacacacacacacacacctgtccctaaccctacccttaaactcacacacacacctgtccctaaccctacccttaaactcacacacacacctgtccctaaccctacccttaaactcacacacacacacacacacacacacacacacacacacacacacacacacacacacacacacacacacacacacacacacacacacagacacacacacacacacacacacacacacacacacacacacacacacacacacacacacacacacacacacctgtccctaactctacccttaaactcacacacaaacacacacacacacacctgtccctaaccctacccttaaactctctctctctcactcacacacacacacacacacacacacacacacacacacacacacacacacacgcacacgcacacgcacacgcacacctgtccctaaccctacccttaaactcacacacacacacacacacacacacacacacacacacacacacacacacacacacacacacacacacacacacacacacacacacacacacacacaaacagaaaaacacacacacacacacacacctgtccctaactctacccttaaactcacacacacacacacacacctgtccctaactctacccttaaactcacacacacacacacacacacacacacacacacacacacacacacacacacacacacacacacacacacacctgtccctaaccctacccttaaactcacacacacacacacacacacacacacacacacacacacacacacacacacataaaaacacaaacacacaaacacacaaacacacacacacacacacacacacacacacacacacacacacacacacacacacacacacacacctgtccctaactctacccttaaactctcacacacacacacacacctgtccctaaccctacccttaaactctctcacacacacacacacacacacacacacacacacacacacacacacacacacacacacacacacacacacacacacagacacacagacacacacacacacacacacacacacacacacacacacacacacacacacacacacacacacacacacacacacacacacacacacacctgtccctaaccctacccttaaactcacacacacacctgtccctaaccctacccttaaactcacacacacacctgtccctaaccctacccttaaactcacacacacacacacacacacacacacacacacacacacacacacacacacacacacacacacacacacacacacacacacacacacacacacacacacacacacacagacacacacacacacacacacacacacacacacacacacacacacacacacacacacacacacacctgtccctaactctacccttaaactcacacacacacacacacacacacacacacacacacacacacacacacctgtccctaaccctacccttaaactcacacacacacacacacacacacacacacacacacacacacacacacacacacacacacacacacacacacacacacacacacacacacacacagacacacacacacacacacacacacacacacacacacacacacacacacacacctgtccctaactctacccttaaactcacacacacacacacacacacacacacacacacacacacacacacacacacacacacctgtccctaaccctacccttaaactcacacacacacacacacacacacacacacacacacacacacacacacacacacacacacacacacacacacacacacacacacacacctgtccctaactctacccgtatccacctcaatatcagcaaaagtgctttgcaatacagtTTTAACGCAGTGAGTACCTGAGGCCACCTGATATAAAGTGGTGCCCATTATTCACCCATCGTGAGATCTGGGACCACGCATATAACAGTATGTGTTGATTCAGAATATGACTGGATTCCTTACATTGTCCGGTTTATCGCTGTAAATCTGTTTTgtataaagctgacttgacttgttttaaatatggtaaataatgttgatttaatttaattttaaatgagaAGCATTAAGAAGGACTGTAGGAGTGTTGAGATTAAAATCGTCCAGCTGATTGGCTGTTCAGAGGGAGTATTAAAGCCTTGGCCGGGGGTTTGTCCGTCACTAACCGGACTAACATCAGCACATCCCATAATGTTCAAGATCTGGAAAAT encodes the following:
- the LOC137048367 gene encoding mucin-2-like, with translation MRPYCKVLQFFFSTAQTTGSTPEATDSTTQTTGSTTQTTDSTTQTTGSITQTTGSTTQTTDSTTQTTGSITQTTGSTPETTDSTTQTTGSITQTTDSTTQTTGSITQTTGSTTQTTDSTTQTTGSITQTTGSTPETTDSTTQTTGSITQTTGSTPETTDSTTQTTGSITQTTGSTPETTDSTTQTTGSITQTTGSTPETTDSTTQTTGSTTQTTGSTPETTDSTTQTTGSTTQTTGSTPETTDSTTQTTGSTTQTTGSTPETTDSTTQTTGSTTQTTGSTPETTDSTTQTTGSTTQTTGSTTQTTGSTPETTDSTTQTTGSTTQTIGSTTQTIGSTPETTDSTTQTTGSTTPPQTTGSTPETTGSNNQTTGTTPETTVSTTQTTGSTTAPQTTGSTPETTGSTNQSTGTTPETTDSTNQTTGTNTAQTTGSTTTAQTTGSTPETTQTTGTTTTPVTAGTTTTETMGSIPTPTAQTTDSTPPTQTTGTPTTQATGTPTTAQTTGTTQTTGTTTTPETTGGTTIPEITGTTTTLETTGGTTTTQETTDTTTQTTGYTPPTQTTGTTTQTTGSTTTLTTDTTTTTQITGSTTTPETIGTITTPETTTTTQTTGTTTLTTGTTTTPETTPTTPTTQTNGTTTGPETTGTTTSLETTGPPNPTTQTTGTTTTAQTTSSTPTSQTTGSTPTIQTTGTTPTSQTTGSTPTSQTTGSTPTTQTTGTTTPTTQTTGTTTPTTKIPGATPTTQTTGTTTPPKTTGSTASAQYLHFGLLLSSLLSFVSIIL